The Panicum virgatum strain AP13 chromosome 5K, P.virgatum_v5, whole genome shotgun sequence genome has a window encoding:
- the LOC120710649 gene encoding uncharacterized protein LOC120710649 isoform X1 — protein MPACCRMDNQGNMYGYGGQGSCPASEQWEFPLSATLEELENDNISQAAMSQGGRDYVPELQFNSNINEPLSEMPRAKPKKGGKEKKLSQRGKAFSKEEDRIICSAFLNVSKDPITGTNQSSGGYYQRMHDYFTENIEAPASRSVLAIRHRWLSIQKAVNKFCGFFSKIERDNQSGKTEQDRENDAVKMFEDSEPWTFMHCWNILKNEAKWSDKMVEINTTGNATRVNQRFANGETGSPNQAEFLETGEHARPEGRDSAKKKRARPTVDTSASSTAIEVLQRMNERSQIKDDKEDSQMAQILQRKDAKIELQQNMIALQREEMEKRWELEKEKISLAREEVAARKEQTKVELLKAEAHFMGQDLDKLSPHMKEYYISVQREILERHGIRGPTPPSS, from the exons ATGCCAGCTTGTTGTAGGATGGATAATCAAGGAAATATGTATGGATATGGTGGCCAAGGTTCTTGTCCCGCTTCAGAGCAGTGGGAGTTTCCATTATCTGCTACCTTGGAAGAGTTGGAGAATGATAACATTTCTCAG GCTGCAATGAGCCAAGGAGGTAGGGATTATGTCCCTGAATTGCAATTCAATTCCAACATCAATGAACCACTTTCAGAGATGCCTCGTGCTAAGCCAAAAAAGGGTGGCAAAGAGAAAAAGCTCTCACAAAGAGGTAAAGCCTTTAGCAAAGAGGAAGATAGAATAATATGCTCTGCATTCCTAAACGTGAGCAAGGATCCAATCACAG GGACAAACCAGTCTAGTGGTGGATATTATCAAAGGATGCACGACTACTTCACTGAGAACATTGAAGCCCCTGCCTCCCGAAGTGTGTTGGCCATCCGCCACAGGTGGCTCAGCATCCAAAAGGCAGTGAATAAATTTTGTGGTTTCTTTTCAAAGATTGAACGTGACAACCAAAGTGGGAAAACTGAACAGGACCGG GAGAATGATGCAGTAAAAATGTTTGAGGATTCAGAGCCATGGACCTTCATGCACTGCTGGAACATCTTGAAAAACGAAGCAAAGTGGAGTGACAAGATGGTGGAAATCAACACAACAGGCAATGCCACCCGAGTGAATCAGCGTTTCGCAAATGGTGAGACCGGGAGCCCGAACCAAGCAGAATTTTTAGAGACAGGAGAACATGCCAGGCCTGAAGGTAGGGACAGTGCCAAGAAGAAGAGGGCTCGGCCAACGGTGGACACATCCGCATCAAGCACTGCCATAGAGGTACTGCAACGTATGAATGAACGGAGCCAGATCAAGGACGACAAGGAAGACTCCCAGATGGCACAAATCCTTCAGAGGAAAGACGCTAAGATTGAACTTCAACAGAATATGATCGCATTGCAGCGAGAAGAGATGGAGAAGAGATGGGAACTTGAGAAGGAGAAAATAAGTTTGGCTAGGGAGGAAGTTGCAGCGCGCAAAGAGCAAACCAAGGTGGAGTTACTGAAAGCTGAGGCTCATTTCATGGGTCAAGACCTGGATAAGTTATCTCCGCATATGAAAGAGTACTACATTTCTGTTCAACGTGAGATCCTGGAGCGGCATGGGATTAGGGGGCCAACACCTCCCAGTTCTTGA
- the LOC120710649 gene encoding uncharacterized protein LOC120710649 isoform X2 — MDNQGNMYGYGGQGSCPASEQWEFPLSATLEELENDNISQAAMSQGGRDYVPELQFNSNINEPLSEMPRAKPKKGGKEKKLSQRGKAFSKEEDRIICSAFLNVSKDPITGTNQSSGGYYQRMHDYFTENIEAPASRSVLAIRHRWLSIQKAVNKFCGFFSKIERDNQSGKTEQDRENDAVKMFEDSEPWTFMHCWNILKNEAKWSDKMVEINTTGNATRVNQRFANGETGSPNQAEFLETGEHARPEGRDSAKKKRARPTVDTSASSTAIEVLQRMNERSQIKDDKEDSQMAQILQRKDAKIELQQNMIALQREEMEKRWELEKEKISLAREEVAARKEQTKVELLKAEAHFMGQDLDKLSPHMKEYYISVQREILERHGIRGPTPPSS; from the exons ATGGATAATCAAGGAAATATGTATGGATATGGTGGCCAAGGTTCTTGTCCCGCTTCAGAGCAGTGGGAGTTTCCATTATCTGCTACCTTGGAAGAGTTGGAGAATGATAACATTTCTCAG GCTGCAATGAGCCAAGGAGGTAGGGATTATGTCCCTGAATTGCAATTCAATTCCAACATCAATGAACCACTTTCAGAGATGCCTCGTGCTAAGCCAAAAAAGGGTGGCAAAGAGAAAAAGCTCTCACAAAGAGGTAAAGCCTTTAGCAAAGAGGAAGATAGAATAATATGCTCTGCATTCCTAAACGTGAGCAAGGATCCAATCACAG GGACAAACCAGTCTAGTGGTGGATATTATCAAAGGATGCACGACTACTTCACTGAGAACATTGAAGCCCCTGCCTCCCGAAGTGTGTTGGCCATCCGCCACAGGTGGCTCAGCATCCAAAAGGCAGTGAATAAATTTTGTGGTTTCTTTTCAAAGATTGAACGTGACAACCAAAGTGGGAAAACTGAACAGGACCGG GAGAATGATGCAGTAAAAATGTTTGAGGATTCAGAGCCATGGACCTTCATGCACTGCTGGAACATCTTGAAAAACGAAGCAAAGTGGAGTGACAAGATGGTGGAAATCAACACAACAGGCAATGCCACCCGAGTGAATCAGCGTTTCGCAAATGGTGAGACCGGGAGCCCGAACCAAGCAGAATTTTTAGAGACAGGAGAACATGCCAGGCCTGAAGGTAGGGACAGTGCCAAGAAGAAGAGGGCTCGGCCAACGGTGGACACATCCGCATCAAGCACTGCCATAGAGGTACTGCAACGTATGAATGAACGGAGCCAGATCAAGGACGACAAGGAAGACTCCCAGATGGCACAAATCCTTCAGAGGAAAGACGCTAAGATTGAACTTCAACAGAATATGATCGCATTGCAGCGAGAAGAGATGGAGAAGAGATGGGAACTTGAGAAGGAGAAAATAAGTTTGGCTAGGGAGGAAGTTGCAGCGCGCAAAGAGCAAACCAAGGTGGAGTTACTGAAAGCTGAGGCTCATTTCATGGGTCAAGACCTGGATAAGTTATCTCCGCATATGAAAGAGTACTACATTTCTGTTCAACGTGAGATCCTGGAGCGGCATGGGATTAGGGGGCCAACACCTCCCAGTTCTTGA
- the LOC120709898 gene encoding uncharacterized protein LOC120709898, producing MRMLAYGGPADALDDTYKMAESTVLETLMEFVTTVIDVYGGEYLRPPNPRELEVILRHNEVRGFPGMIGSIDCMHWEWENCPTGWSGMCKGHKGKPTLILEAVATQDLRIWHAFLGLPGSHNDINVLHRSPVFDDLANGRTPEIEFWVNGNPYTMGYYLADGIYPDWATLVKSVSAPASMKHRVFAAAQEACRKDVERAFGVLQAKFKIIHNPARLWKQRDLNAIMLACVILHNMVIEDERNMYLNPLNAADFEGLEDPPVRTSRDVPEISQFIDAYRCMKNKETSKQLQQDLIDHIWGHYGASTGPFAGR from the coding sequence ATGAGGATGCTTGCTTATGGTGGACCTGCAGATGCATTGGACGACACATACAAGATGGCAGAGAGCACAGTTCTTGAGACATTGATGGAGTTTGTCACCACTGTTATAGATGTTTATGGGGGAGAGTACCTCAGGCCACCGAATCCAAGGGAGCTTGAAGTAATCCTAAGGCACAATGAGGTAAGAGGATTCCCAGGTATGATTGGAAGCATTGATTGTATGCACTGGGAATGGGAAAATTGTCCCACTGGCTGGTCCGGAATGTGCAAGGGGCACAAGGGAAAACCCACTCTTATACTAGAGGCCGTAGCTACTCAAGATCTCAGGATTTGGCATGCTTTTTTGGGGCTCCCTGGTTCTCACAATGACATCAATGTCTTGCATCGATCACCTGTGTTTGATGACCTAGCTAATGGGAGGACACCAGAAATTGAGTTTTGGGTGAACGGCAATCCCTACACAATGGGATACTACCTAGCTGATGGAATATATCCAGATTGGGCAACTCTAGTGAAGTCAGTCAGCGCCCCAGCTAGCATGAAGCACAGGGTTTTTGCAGCTGCTCAAGAAGCATGTAGAAAAGATGTGGAGAGAGCATTTGGTGTCCTACAGGCTAAGTTTAAGATCATTCACAACCCTGCTAGACTGTGGAAGCAGAGAGACCTAAATGCCATAATGCTTGCATGTGTCATCCTTCATAACATGGTTATAGAAGATGAGCGCAACATGTACCTTAATCCTTTGAATGCAGCTGATTTCGAAGGCCTAGAAGATCCACCTGTGAGGACCAGCCGAGATGTGCCAGAGATTTCTCAGTTCATTGATGCATACAGATGCATGAAGAACAAAGAAACCAGTAAACAACTGCAGCAAGACCTCATCGACCACATTTGGGGTCATTATGGTGCATCCACTGGGCCTTTCGCTGGGCGGTAG
- the LOC120707234 gene encoding splicing factor YJU2-like codes for MGERKVLNKYYPPDFDPSKIPRRRQPKNQQIKVRMMLPMSIQCATCGTYIYKGTKFNSRKEDVVGETYLGIQIFRFYFKCTKCSAEITFKTDPQNSDYTVESGASRNFEPWREQDEAADKEKRKRDAEEMGDAMKALENRATDSKQDMDILAALEEMRSMKSRHAGVSVDQMLEILKRSAHEKEEKAIAELDGEDEELIKSITFRNSGFYVKRIEDDDDDDDDDLVPGQLSITAKINGSSESVTKPTDVLSKTSGSEGANKEGSKSWMPKFIVKPKSTSADPKRQKTESSAVQDNGKAPVAEQKSEPAMQTNVLQSLCQNYDSDDSE; via the exons ATGGGTGAGCGTAAGGTGCTGAACAAGTACTACCCGCCGGACTTCGACCCGTCGaagatcccgcggcggcggcagcccaaGAATCAGCAGATCAAGGTGCGCATGATGCTCCCCATGAGCATCCAATGCGCCACCTGCGGGACATACATCTACAAAGGCACCAAGTTCAACTCCAGAAAGGAGGATGTCGTCGGAGAG ACATACTTGGGAATACAAATATTTAGGTTTTATTTCAAGTGCACTAAGTGTTCTGCTGAGATCACTTTCAAAACAGACCCTCAGAATTCTGACTACACAGTGGAATCAGGGGCTAGTCGAAATTTTGAACCTTGGCGTGAACAGGATGAG GCAGCAgacaaagaaaagaggaagCGAGACGCTGAAGAGATGGGTGATGCAATGAAAGCTCTGGAGAATAGAGCAACGGACTCAAAGCAGGACATGGACATACTTGCTGCTTTAGAAGAGATGCGCTCCATGAAG TCTAGACATGCTGGCGTCTCTGTTGACCAGATGCTTGAAATTTTGAAGCGTTCAGCTCATGAGAAG GAGGAAAAAGCAATTGCGGAGCTTgacggagaagatgaagaacttATCAAGTCAATCACTTTTCGA AACTCCGGCTTCTATGTAAAGCGGatagaagatgacgatgatgatgatgatgatgatttggTCCCTGGTCAATTGAGTATAACAGCAAAG ATCAATGGATCTTCTGAATCAGTGACAAAGCCAACAGATGTTTTAAGCAAAACTAGTGGATCAGAGGGTGCCAATAAAGAAG GGAGCAAGAGCTGGATGCCCAAATTTATAGTGAAACCAAAGTCTACTAGTGCAGATCCTAAGAGACAGAAGACTGAATCCTCGGCTGTCCAAGACAACGGCAAAGCACCAGTAGCAGAACAAAAGAGTGAACCTGCAATGCAAACCAATGTTCTCCAGTCCCTCTGCCAGAACTACGACAGCGATGATAGTGAGTGA
- the LOC120707235 gene encoding coatomer subunit zeta-2, which translates to MADFSKESCPSVKNILLLDSEGKRVAVKYFSDDWTTNASKLAYEKSVFTKTLKTNARAEAEITLFDGYIVVYKFVHDLHFFVTAGDDENELILASVLNGFSDSVGLLLRGDVEKRTALENLDLILLCIDEIIDGGIILETDANTIAGKVATNAVDGSVPFSEQTISQALATAREHLARSLLK; encoded by the exons ATGGCGGATTTCTCCAAG GAGTCTTGCCCTTCAGTAAAGAATATTTTGCTTCTGGATTCTGAAGGGAAGCGTGTTGCTGTGAAATATTTCTCAGATGATTGGACAACTAATGCATCAAAGTTGGCCTATGAAAAATCTGTCTTCACTAAAACTCTGAAGACAAATGCACGGGCAGAAG CTGAGATAACATTGTTTGATGGTTATATTGTCGTCTACAAGTTTGTACATGACCTTCACTTTTTTGTCACTGCTGGAGATGATGAGAATGAACTCATCTTAGCAAGTGTACTAAATGGTTTTTCGGATTCTGTTGGTCTTCTACTCAG GGGTGATGTTGAGAAGCGGACTGCACTTGAGAACTTGGACTTGATACTTCTCTGCATTGATGAAATTATAGATGGCGG CATCATCCTGGAAACCGATGCGAATACCATTGCTGGGAAGGTCGCAACCAATGCTGTTGATGGTTCTGTCCCCTTCTCTGAGCAG ACGATATCTCAGGCCCTAGCCACAGCTAGGGAGCACCTTGCAAGGTCTCTGCTGAAATGA